A single genomic interval of Spirosoma taeanense harbors:
- a CDS encoding type 1 glutamine amidotransferase domain-containing protein, with translation MENQKKLQGKKVAALMTEGFEEVEYTEPRKALEEAGATVQLIAPKGGEVKAWNETDWGDSYPVDLPLDGADPSQYDALLLPGGVMNPDKLRMEPKAVQFVKHFFEQKKPVAAICHAPMMLIEADVVRNRKLTSYPSLQTDLRNAGANWVDQEVVVDMGLVTSRKPDDIPAFNRKMIEEIGEGIHNRQHA, from the coding sequence ATGGAAAATCAAAAGAAGCTGCAAGGCAAGAAAGTAGCCGCCCTGATGACGGAAGGCTTTGAGGAAGTCGAATATACCGAACCGAGAAAAGCCCTTGAAGAAGCCGGAGCAACCGTGCAGCTTATTGCGCCGAAAGGTGGTGAGGTAAAAGCCTGGAATGAAACGGATTGGGGCGACAGTTACCCTGTCGATCTGCCGCTGGATGGAGCCGACCCGAGCCAGTACGACGCGTTGCTGCTGCCGGGCGGGGTCATGAATCCCGACAAACTCCGGATGGAGCCTAAAGCCGTGCAGTTCGTCAAGCATTTTTTTGAACAGAAAAAACCTGTTGCCGCCATCTGTCACGCACCTATGATGCTCATTGAAGCTGACGTAGTGCGGAACCGCAAATTGACATCGTACCCCTCGCTGCAAACCGATCTGCGTAACGCGGGTGCGAACTGGGTCGATCAGGAAGTGGTGGTTGATATGGGTCTGGTTACCAGCCGTAAACCCGATGATATTCCGGCCTTCAATCGGAAAATGATTGAAGAAATCGGAGAAGGTATT